ACCAGCTTCTGAGACTGGTCGGCAATGGTGCCCCTGATCGTGTTGAGATCGGATTCCAGCGCACGCTTGAGGATATCGCGGCCCTCGGCCAGCTTTTCGACCTGGCCGGCAACGAGACCGTCGATGCTGGAGCGGCTTTCCGCCAGCTTGGCGAGATCGTCTTCAAGCGCCTTGGTCAGGTTCGAGCGGTCCTCAACCAGCTTCTGAGATTGGTCGGCAATGGTGCCCCTGATCGTGTTGAGATCGGATTCCAGCGCCCGCCTGAGGATATCGCGGCCTTCGGACAGTTTCTCGACCTGGCCGGTAACCAGCCCGTCGATGCTCGAACGGCTTTCCGCCAGCTTGGCGAGATCGTCTTCAAGCGCCCTTGTCAGGTTCGAGCGGTCTTCGACCAGCTTCTGGGAATTGTCGGCGATGACACTCTTGATGGTGTTCAGGTCGGATTCGAGCGCGCGCTTGAGGATATCGCGGCCCTCGGCCAGCTTCTCCACCTGGCCGGCGACGAGGCCGTCGATGCTCGAACGGCTGTCGGCCAGCCTGGCGATGTCGTCTTCGAGCGCCTTGGACAGCGTCGAACGGTCCTGCATCAGCCGTTCCGAGTGGCTGTTTACAAGGCCATTGACGTTCTCGAGGTCGGCTTCCAGCGCCCGGGCGAACTGCGCGCGATCGTCGGTGAGCTTCTGCGACTGATCGGCAATGGTGCCCCGGACCGTGTTGAGATCGGATTCGAGCGCCCGCTTGAGGATGTCGCGACCCTCGGCCAGCTTTTCCACTTGGCCGGTGACCATTCCGTCGATGCTGGTGCGGCTGTCGGCGAGCTTGGCCAGATCGTCTTCCAGTGCCTTGGACAGGGTCAAGCGATCCTGGGCAAGCCTGTTCATATGATCGGAGACAACGTCCTTTACCTTGAGCAGGTCGGTTTCCAGGGCTTGCGAAAGCTGGCCACGGTCTTCCGCCAGCTTGTCCGACTGGCTGGCGATGACGTTCTTGATCGTATTGAGATCGGATTCCAGCGCGCGTTTGAGAATGTCGCGTCCCTCGGCGAGCTTCTCGACCTGACCGGCGACCAGCCCGTCGATGCTGGAGCGGCTATCCGCCAGCTTGGCGAGGTCGGCCTCAAGCGTCTGCGAAAGCAGGCTGCGGTCTTCAGTGAGCCGGTCCGAATGGTTCTCCAGCAGGCCCCTGATGCCCGACAGATCGTTTTCGAGCGAATTGCTGAGCTGGCCGCGATCCTCCGCCAGTTTCGAAGAGTGGGTTTCGATGAGGCCCTTAATACCGGCAATGTCGGCTTCCAGGGCTCTGGCAAGCACGGCGCGGCCTTCGGCGATCTTCTCGACCTGACCGGCGACCAGACCGTCGATGCTGGCGCGGCTGTCGGACAGCTTGCCGAGATCCGCTTCCAGGGCGCGCGAAAGAATGTTGCGGCCCTCAGCGAGTTTCCCGACGTGACCGGCAACCATTTCATCAATGATTGTACGAGCTTGCACGAGCTTCCCGGAGTCTTCGTTCAATGCCAGGGCAAGCCGATTGCGGCCTTCCTCGAGCCTTTCGAGGTGACTGCCGAGGGAAGCGTCGATGGCCGCGCGGGACTCGTTGACCTTGCGCAGATCCTCTTCGAGCGCGCGCGAGATCAGGTTGCGGCCTTCGGCCAGCTTCTGCACCTGGTTGGTCACGGCGGCATCGATGCCGGCGCGGCCTTCGGCGAACTTCGCGAGATCCGCCTGCATTGCCTCGGCCATGCGTTCGCGGCTTTCGGAAAGCTTGCGGCTGTGGTTCTCGACCGCCTCCTCGATGCCGACACGCGCGTCGGCAAGTCGCTGGATGTCGGTGTCGAAGGACCGCGACACGACATGGCGCGCCGCCTCCATGCGCCCGGCGAAGTCGCTGGCGCGGGCTTCAAGCATGGACGAGGTCGACGTCACGATGTCAGCCATGTCGGCGCCGATCTGGGCCTTGCCCTGATCGATCATTGCCGACAGCGTGTCCTTGCTCTCCGCGAATGTGTGGGCGATTTCGCGCGCGCGGTCGACCAGCGTCTCATTGATCTGGCGTGCACGGGCTTCGAGCGCCGCATTGAGCTTCTGGGTACCCGTGTCCAACGCCTCGGCGCGGGTCTGGAATTCGCTGATCAACGCTTGGCCGCGTTCGGCCAGCGTGCGTTCGATGCCGTTGAGGCTCGCCTCGAATTCGGAATTGAGCGTGCGCGCGGCGCCGCCGAGCAATGACACCATGCCGGTGGTCCGGTCGTCGAGCAGATCGGTAAGCGAACGGGTCAGGCCATCGGTGGTGTCCGTGAGCTTGGCGATGCGCGTATCGAGCAGGCTGGCGAAGGCTTCGCCCGAGGTCGACAGCCGGTCGGTGATCGAATCGAGGCGGCCTTCGACAGAATCGAAGATCGACATCGAGCTTTCGTTAATGCGGTCGATCAGCGTGTCGCCGGAATTGTTGATCGTCATCGACAATTTGGTCGAAGCGTTGAGGATGCTGTCGCGAATGATATCGCTGGCGGCGCCGATTTCCTCCTTCAGCGTCTCGTGCGCGCCGGTGATCGAGGCACGCACGCGCTCCGCATGGGTGACCACGGCCTCGCGCTCGCTGCCCAGTCCGTCGACGAGCGAGCGGATGCGGGATTCGTTTTCCGAATAGGAGCGCTCGATCTGGTTCACTTCGCTGTGGACGAGCGTTTCGAGCTCGACGGCGCGGGCAAGTGTCCGCTCGATGCCTTCACCCATGGCCGCGACTTCGCGGCGCACGGCCTGGCCGATCATCATCACGCGGTCCTGGGCAAGGTTTTCCGGCTCGGCGAGGCGGAAAGCCACTTCGGTCATCGACTGCGCGGCAATCCGCATTTCCTGTGCACGGCGGATCATGGCCGCGAATGCCCAGAACAGGATGACGGGCACGATGGCGGCGATTGCGAGGCCAATCAGTTCGGGGCGCGCGAAGAACTGATCGACGGTACGGATTCTCCAGATATCCGGTCCAAACAGCAGATTGGCCAACCCGCCTGCGCCGGCGATCCAGGCGAGCGAAACGAACGCCACGACCCAATAGATCGTGTTCGAGGCGCGCCGGTTCAGCGTGTGCAGGAGTGTCTTGTAATCTTTCTGGCGGTCGTCGTTGGCTGGCGCGAAGCCGGCCGGCTGCGACGTATTGCGGGTTTCCACGGGTCGCAATTCGGCCGGCTTGGCCTTGGCCTTGGCCTCGGGTCTCGCGGGCTGGCTCTGACTGGTGACAGGCGAACTGGCGGCAGGTGCTGCTTTCTGGTTGCGGCCTTCGCGCGCCAACTCGTCCGCTGCCTGTGATATCTGCGCTTCCAGGTCTTCCATCGAAGCGGCGATATCGAGGTCGCCGCTTCCATCGCCGCTCAGATCGATATCGAGCGCCTTTTCGAGTTCCCTGGCTACGTCGCTGTCGAGAGTTCTTGTCGTAGTGGTTTTCTTCGCCATGCCTTCGCTACCCTGTACTAGCTGCCGAGGGACTTATGATTTTGGTTGTCTTATCCCACGCAGGAGGCTGAAAATGGACCCTCGTATCGTAATGACACAGGGGGGTAAAGAAAACATGCATTCCGCGAGATACGTAAAACTTTAAATATAAGGTTAACGGAACCGTGATTTGGAGGCCCCTTTCGCAACATTTTTCCGGTCCAATCGTTAACCCGTTATCCATGGGATTCGCCTAGATTTTCGGGCGTTCAGAGGACGGAGTTGCAGATCATGCGCGGCGAAAGCGGCATTGCCTTTTCAATGCCAGGCGGCGATGCACCAGGAACGGGGCGGTCACGGCCTGTGGATATGGCGCATCTCTCACGCCAGACAATGGGTGACCGCAGCTTGGAGCAAGAGGTGCTGGCGCTGTTTGTACAGCACGCCCTGTCGGTACGCGACAAGATCGCCAACGCCGATATCCACGAAAGACTTCTGCTGGCGCATGGACTGAAAGGCTCGGCGCGAGGCATCGGCGCCTTTGCCATTGCAGATTGTGTGACTGAAATAGAGCACCGTCCCGAGGACAACAGCATCATCAAACGTCTTGGTACGCTGATCGACGAAGTGCGCGATTTCATCGCCGCCATCAGCCGTTAAGTCCGGTTTCCGAAAAACGTCATCGGGTGGCGTTTTCGCGCGGCAGTTGACTTGTCTGCCGGAGTGATTATCTCGGCTGAAACTCCCTTCAGGTGACAAATGACCAAGCTGACTTTCATCGCCCATGACGGCACACATTTCGACATGGATGCCGAGAACGGCTCGTCGGTCATGGAGAACGCGATCCGCAACGCGGTGCCGGGGATCGAAGCCGAATGCGGCGGCGCGTGTGCCTGTGCCACCTGCCATGTCTATGTCGACGACGCATGGACGGCCATTGTCGGCGAACCGGAAGCCATGGAAGAAGACATGCTGGACTTCGCATATGACGTTCAGCCGAATTCGCGGCTTTCCTGCCAGATCAAGGTGCGTGACGCGCTGGACGGTCTGGTCGTTCGCGTGCCCGAACGCCAGGGCTGACGTTCCAGCTTTTTTGCCGTCGCTGCTTGGCAGCGGGCTCCAGGTCATGCAGTCTCGTTCCGTTTCCATATCGAGGCGCACCGCATGACCGGTATCACAAAGACAGATGTGCTCATTGTCGGGGCAGGGCCGGTCGGCCTGTTTGCCGTGTTCGAGCTCGGCCTCCTCGACATGAAGTGCCACCTGATCGACATTCTCGACCGGTCCGGTGGACAATGCGCGGAGCTCTATCCGGAAAAGCCGATCTACGACATTCCCGGCTGGCCATCGATCTCGGCGCAGGGCCTTGTCGACAAGCTGCTTGAGCAGATCGCGCCGTTCAAGCCGGACTTTACCTACAACCGCATGGTTTCCGGTCTTGAGAAACTCGAGGACGGTAGTTTTCGCCTGACCACCGACGAGAACGAGGTGTTCGAAGCCAAGGTGATTGTCATTGCCGCCGGCGGTGGCTCCTTCCAGCCGAAGCGCCCGCCGATCCCAGGCATCGAGCCCTATGAGGGCAAAAGCGTTTTCTACTCGGTTCGGAGGATGGAGGATTTTCGCGGCCACGACCTCGTCATTGTCGGTGGCGGCGACTCGGCGCTGGACTGGACGCTCAACCTGCAGCCGGTGGCCCGCAGCGTGACGCTTGTGCATCGGCGGCCCGAATTCCGCGCAGCGCCCGACAGCGTCAACAAGATGTATGCCATGCAGGAGATGAAGCAGCTGGAGTTCCAGGTTGGTCAGGTGACCGGACTGAGCGGTGCGGACGGCCAGCTTTCAGCCGCGACCATCAAGGGGCCTGATGGCGACATCGAGGTTCCCTGCACGCGCATGCTGCCGTTCTTCGGCCTGACAATGAAGCTCGGCCCGATCGCGGCATGGGGGCTCAATCTTCACGAGAACCTGATCCCGGTCGACACCGAGAAATTCCAGACGTCGGTTCTCGGCATCTTCGCGGTCGGCGACATCAACTGGTATCCCGGCAAGCTGAAGCTGATTCTGTCGGGATTCCACGAGGTGGCGCTGATGGCTCAGGCGGCCAAGCGCATCGTCAGCCCGGGTGAGCGCATCGTGTTCCAATACACGACCTCATCCACCAGCCTGCAGAAGAAGCTCGGCGTTTCAGGTTAGAGCTTTTTGCTGACGCAATTGCCGAGGGAAAACGCTGTGCGTTTTCCCGGAATTGCTCTTACTCCGCCAGGATCGGCGCCGGATTGTCCATATGGCCGCGAAGCTCCTTTTCGGGCATCAGCGTCAGCGTGATAAGCCCCAGCACCAAAGTGGCGGCGGCGACAAGAAAGATCATCTCGAACGGCAGGACCGATGCGACGTGGCCGGCCACTTGCACGCCTTCGCCGGCAAGCGGCAGCCCAAAGCCCAGGGCGACGGCGCCCAGCATCGCGACGCCGAGCGCACTCCCCAGCGAACGCAGGAAGGTCAGCACGCCGGTGGCGACGCCAAGGTGCATGCGGTCCACGGCGTTCTGTACTGATACGGTCGTCACCGGAAATGTCGTCCCGGTTCCCAATCCGATACACACGGTCAGGATTTCGACGACAAGCAGCGACGCATGCCCGGCGACAAAGGCCAGCAGGCCGAGGCACAGGATGGCGAAGATGACGCCGACCATTGCAATACGCTTGTAATGGGTGAAGCGCGGTATCAGGCGGCCGCTGGAAGCCGCGCCGCCAACGGTTCCAAGCAGAAGTCCGAGCATCGCAATGCCCGACTCGCTGGCCGTCAGGCCAAGTATCGATTGCAGATAGACGGGCAGATAGACGGCGAGCCCGACGCTGGAGGCCTGGAGCAGGAACATCGACAGCGTGCCGGCCAGGACGATCGGGTTGCCCAGCACTTCGAGCGAGATGAGCGGCTCGGCCGCCCGCATCAGTCGCAGGGCAAAGGCGCCCCAGAAAAGCGC
The nucleotide sequence above comes from Mesorhizobium shangrilense. Encoded proteins:
- a CDS encoding NAD(P)/FAD-dependent oxidoreductase encodes the protein MTGITKTDVLIVGAGPVGLFAVFELGLLDMKCHLIDILDRSGGQCAELYPEKPIYDIPGWPSISAQGLVDKLLEQIAPFKPDFTYNRMVSGLEKLEDGSFRLTTDENEVFEAKVIVIAAGGGSFQPKRPPIPGIEPYEGKSVFYSVRRMEDFRGHDLVIVGGGDSALDWTLNLQPVARSVTLVHRRPEFRAAPDSVNKMYAMQEMKQLEFQVGQVTGLSGADGQLSAATIKGPDGDIEVPCTRMLPFFGLTMKLGPIAAWGLNLHENLIPVDTEKFQTSVLGIFAVGDINWYPGKLKLILSGFHEVALMAQAAKRIVSPGERIVFQYTTSSTSLQKKLGVSG
- a CDS encoding 2Fe-2S iron-sulfur cluster-binding protein, encoding MTKLTFIAHDGTHFDMDAENGSSVMENAIRNAVPGIEAECGGACACATCHVYVDDAWTAIVGEPEAMEEDMLDFAYDVQPNSRLSCQIKVRDALDGLVVRVPERQG
- a CDS encoding MDR family MFS transporter, with product MDQVVSKEAPPLTESEKNAIIGGVLLSMLLAALDQTIVAPAMPTIGRSLGHAEYLPWIVTGYLLTATAVAPLYGKISDVYGRRPTVYAAILIFLAGSLVSAMAPNMFVLVLGRAIQGAGGGGLFALTQTVVGDLVPPRERARYAAWFSGTWAVASVAGPLLGGTFAEHLHWSLIFWINIPLGFVAMAIINKPLKKLPIAAKNHSIDGLGALLLIVATALLLLALNWGGSAYPWVSPEVIGVLALSALFWGAFALRLMRAAEPLISLEVLGNPIVLAGTLSMFLLQASSVGLAVYLPVYLQSILGLTASESGIAMLGLLLGTVGGAASSGRLIPRFTHYKRIAMVGVIFAILCLGLLAFVAGHASLLVVEILTVCIGLGTGTTFPVTTVSVQNAVDRMHLGVATGVLTFLRSLGSALGVAMLGAVALGFGLPLAGEGVQVAGHVASVLPFEMIFLVAAATLVLGLITLTLMPEKELRGHMDNPAPILAE
- a CDS encoding Hpt domain-containing protein; amino-acid sequence: MRGESGIAFSMPGGDAPGTGRSRPVDMAHLSRQTMGDRSLEQEVLALFVQHALSVRDKIANADIHERLLLAHGLKGSARGIGAFAIADCVTEIEHRPEDNSIIKRLGTLIDEVRDFIAAISR